From Salinibacterium sp. ZJ450, one genomic window encodes:
- a CDS encoding MFS transporter → MTSDVLDSTPPATGSPTVRSAANKTQRRRALASGTLGSALEWFDFALYGALSATIFPALFFSDLGEAGSLIASFATFGVGFLARPLGAIVCGYFGDKYGRRPVLLGTFILMGVSSVAIGLLPANQGLGIAVILVSLRFLQGFSLGGEATGAQLMTLEHAKANQRGRFGAFINIGSPLSQVLANVTLVVLTATLSEAAFQDWGWRIPFLLSALLVLVGLYIRFRLEETPVFVEYKAATTKSVNGLQVLKAHPWTIVKLMFVRAGSNVTFYTMAVYGLNYLTANAGFSKADAFVIILVANGISVCAGLFGGWVSDRIGRKPVLAIAIIVQIIAVAAFFPAASTGSMFLIILTVAGAISGVQFEFGSQPALYAEQFPTNMRFSGSALSLSFSQVLFSAPAPMVAAALAANGDFWVIAVVNVAVLLMSLLFVRWLKDNHRAELNDIS, encoded by the coding sequence ATGACCAGCGACGTCCTGGACTCCACGCCACCGGCGACGGGCAGTCCCACAGTTCGCAGCGCCGCGAACAAGACCCAGCGCCGGAGGGCACTCGCCAGCGGCACGCTGGGATCAGCGCTCGAATGGTTCGACTTCGCGCTGTACGGCGCGCTGTCGGCGACGATCTTTCCCGCGCTCTTCTTCTCCGACCTTGGAGAGGCCGGCTCGCTCATCGCGTCGTTTGCGACATTCGGGGTGGGCTTCCTCGCTCGCCCGCTCGGCGCCATCGTCTGCGGGTACTTCGGCGACAAGTACGGCAGGCGTCCCGTCCTGCTCGGAACCTTCATCCTCATGGGGGTCAGTTCGGTTGCGATCGGGCTCCTCCCGGCCAACCAGGGACTCGGCATCGCGGTCATCCTCGTGAGCCTTCGCTTCCTGCAGGGCTTCTCGCTGGGCGGTGAGGCAACCGGCGCACAGCTGATGACGCTCGAGCACGCCAAAGCGAACCAGCGCGGCCGCTTCGGCGCCTTCATCAACATCGGCTCACCGCTCAGCCAGGTGCTCGCCAATGTGACCCTCGTCGTGCTCACGGCGACACTGAGCGAGGCGGCATTCCAGGACTGGGGATGGCGCATCCCATTCCTCCTCAGCGCCCTCCTCGTGCTCGTCGGCCTGTACATCCGCTTCCGGCTCGAGGAGACCCCAGTGTTCGTCGAGTACAAGGCTGCGACGACGAAGTCGGTGAACGGCCTGCAGGTGCTCAAGGCCCACCCCTGGACGATCGTGAAGCTGATGTTCGTGCGTGCCGGCTCGAACGTGACCTTCTACACGATGGCCGTCTATGGCCTGAACTACCTCACGGCCAACGCCGGCTTCAGCAAGGCCGACGCCTTCGTGATCATTCTGGTCGCGAACGGGATCTCGGTCTGCGCCGGCCTGTTCGGCGGCTGGGTGAGCGACCGGATCGGCCGCAAGCCGGTGCTCGCAATAGCGATCATCGTGCAGATCATCGCCGTCGCAGCCTTCTTCCCGGCGGCCTCGACCGGCAGCATGTTCCTCATCATCCTCACGGTCGCCGGGGCGATCAGCGGCGTACAGTTCGAGTTCGGCTCGCAGCCTGCCCTGTACGCCGAGCAGTTCCCGACCAACATGCGATTCTCGGGATCCGCGCTGTCGCTCTCGTTCTCGCAGGTGCTGTTCTCTGCCCCGGCCCCCATGGTCGCGGCGGCCCTCGCGGCGAACGGTGACTTCTGGGTGATCGCCGTGGTCAACGTGGCGGTCCTCCTGATGTCACTGCTGTTCGTGCGCTGGCTCAAGGACAACCACCGCGCTGAGCTCAACGACATCAGCTGA
- a CDS encoding IclR family transcriptional regulator translates to MTDHQAPYQRPRYALSSVDHVLRIIQLLRDTGGARLSDVARELQISPSAAHRLLSMLVYRDFAAQDATRTYIPGPSLGIGPTSSPWTRTLKSLVAPHLELLAERLDETVSLMFRTGTRTRVILSIEGTQPLRVGDRMGLVQDARRTSGGKAILAEHDRSLLERLYRSQSSQLAGTHMSELDFVRFLSALEEVRQRGYALNRDETEAGLHALGMSLQSASGSVLAAFALCVPASRGASLETETTLALMRAARDEMNAEIRASAFRFEP, encoded by the coding sequence ATGACCGATCACCAGGCCCCGTACCAACGCCCCCGCTACGCGTTGAGCTCGGTCGACCACGTTCTGAGAATCATCCAGCTGCTACGCGACACCGGGGGCGCTCGACTCTCGGACGTGGCACGGGAGCTGCAGATCTCCCCGTCGGCCGCGCACCGCCTGCTGTCGATGCTCGTCTACCGAGACTTCGCCGCACAGGACGCGACCCGCACCTACATCCCCGGCCCTTCGCTGGGAATCGGACCGACAAGTTCCCCCTGGACCCGAACCCTCAAGTCGCTCGTCGCGCCCCACCTGGAGCTGCTCGCCGAGCGGCTCGACGAGACCGTGAGCCTCATGTTCCGCACAGGCACCCGCACCCGCGTCATCCTGTCGATCGAGGGAACGCAACCGCTCCGCGTCGGCGACCGGATGGGGCTTGTCCAAGACGCGCGTCGCACCTCGGGCGGCAAGGCGATCCTCGCCGAGCACGACCGCTCCCTGCTGGAGAGGCTCTACCGGAGCCAGTCCTCCCAACTGGCGGGGACGCACATGTCGGAGCTCGACTTCGTCCGATTCCTGTCGGCCCTCGAGGAGGTCCGTCAGCGCGGCTACGCGCTGAACAGGGACGAGACCGAGGCAGGCCTGCATGCCCTCGGCATGTCCCTGCAGAGCGCCTCCGGCTCCGTTCTCGCGGCGTTCGCGCTCTGCGTGCCCGCCTCGCGCGGCGCCTCGCTCGAGACTGAGACCACGCTGGCTCTCATGCGCGCGGCGAGGGATGAGATGAACGCCGAGATCCGCGCATCCGCGTTTCGCTTCGAACCCTGA
- a CDS encoding ribokinase, with the protein MTSRLIVLGSANRDLTVLVPRHPLPDETLLGSRLVTGTGGKGANQALAAARAGIRPLFVAALGTDVAGDELLADLAGGGVDVSGVVRVAEQPTGIALITVSEAGENTIVVVPGANGDLDVTAAAMAVSAASAPGTVLLAQLEIPLEVVQAGAVAVAEAGGRFVLNLSPARAVPAELLGLADPLVVNESEASLLAGQPVSSPESAASVARALLEMSRSVVITLGAAGVVVADADGVRHVDAQRVTVLDTTGAGDAFVGALVARLADGQDLDAAVLAGVAAGADAVQHVGAQPPR; encoded by the coding sequence ATGACCTCTCGCCTAATAGTGCTCGGCTCCGCCAATCGTGACCTCACCGTGCTGGTGCCGCGGCATCCGCTCCCTGACGAAACCCTGCTCGGTTCCCGGCTGGTGACCGGCACCGGTGGGAAGGGGGCGAATCAGGCACTGGCGGCCGCGCGCGCCGGAATCCGGCCGCTGTTCGTCGCGGCGTTGGGGACGGATGTCGCGGGCGACGAGCTGCTCGCCGACCTCGCCGGCGGCGGGGTGGATGTCTCTGGCGTGGTTCGGGTGGCGGAACAGCCCACCGGGATAGCGCTGATCACGGTGTCCGAGGCGGGCGAGAACACCATCGTGGTGGTGCCAGGGGCCAATGGCGACTTGGACGTGACGGCCGCAGCGATGGCGGTGTCCGCGGCGAGCGCGCCGGGCACCGTGCTACTGGCGCAACTCGAGATCCCCCTCGAGGTGGTGCAGGCGGGCGCGGTGGCCGTCGCGGAAGCGGGCGGCCGGTTCGTGCTGAACCTCTCCCCCGCGCGGGCGGTCCCCGCCGAGCTGCTCGGCCTCGCCGATCCGCTCGTGGTGAACGAGAGCGAGGCGAGCCTGCTGGCGGGCCAGCCGGTCAGCTCGCCGGAGTCCGCGGCATCCGTCGCCCGTGCACTACTCGAGATGAGCCGGTCGGTGGTGATCACGCTCGGCGCCGCCGGAGTGGTGGTCGCCGACGCCGACGGCGTGCGCCACGTCGATGCCCAGCGGGTGACCGTTCTCGACACCACCGGGGCCGGCGACGCGTTCGTCGGTGCGCTGGTGGCCCGGCTGGCGGACGGCCAGGATCTGGACGCCGCGGTGCTCGCCGGGGTGGCAGCCGGCGCCGACGCGGTGCAGCACGTGGGCGCGCAGCCGCCGCGCTAA
- a CDS encoding FAD-dependent oxidoreductase, giving the protein MTGQWSTEIVVLGGGLAGLRAASVAAEAGRRVVLIEKRDRLGGSAALSAGMFWTAPDLESYRARVPAGNVALGERVISDYDANLDAIRRSGVFVSDQSTDDVMGFGRGFTFDVKAYLGHLEERLLKAGGEIRTGLRVRAIEPSAIQRYRLVIESDEGEANLETNAIVFATGGFQGSPGARATWMPDVGEDILLRSNPGSTGDGLRLASELGAATAGDLGTFYGHLISHPVSGFIPDRFMLFSQYYSNHGILVAADGRRFADESRGDELLNQDLAELDGMRAFLIVDHETRSTYGASEPFANFGRLDRFEFAVEHGARHAVADTLDALAVALGTLGVDEGQLRRTLAGDVGVSTLASRVSGSEPPTAAQLGLLRSGPFYALEVQPAVTFTLGGIAIDAATRVIAASGSPLDGVFAAGADIGGLSNYGYVGGLAPAHITGSIAGVEAVASC; this is encoded by the coding sequence ATGACTGGGCAATGGTCGACCGAAATAGTCGTTCTGGGCGGGGGCCTCGCGGGGCTCCGCGCAGCATCGGTGGCGGCCGAGGCCGGACGTCGTGTCGTACTCATCGAGAAGCGTGATCGCCTCGGTGGCTCCGCCGCGCTCTCGGCAGGAATGTTCTGGACCGCGCCCGACCTTGAGTCGTATCGCGCGAGGGTGCCGGCGGGCAACGTCGCACTCGGCGAGCGCGTGATCTCGGACTACGACGCGAACCTGGACGCCATCCGCCGAAGCGGCGTGTTCGTCTCTGACCAGTCCACCGACGACGTCATGGGCTTCGGCCGAGGTTTCACATTTGACGTGAAGGCCTACCTCGGGCATCTAGAGGAGCGGCTTCTGAAGGCCGGGGGAGAGATCCGAACGGGCCTGCGGGTGCGCGCCATCGAGCCCTCGGCGATCCAGCGCTACCGTCTCGTCATCGAATCGGATGAGGGCGAGGCCAATCTGGAGACGAATGCGATCGTGTTCGCAACCGGCGGATTCCAGGGGTCGCCCGGTGCACGCGCGACATGGATGCCGGATGTCGGGGAGGACATCCTTCTGCGGTCGAATCCGGGGAGCACCGGGGACGGCCTGAGGCTCGCATCCGAGCTCGGTGCCGCGACCGCGGGCGACCTCGGTACCTTCTACGGCCACCTGATCTCGCATCCCGTGTCGGGCTTCATCCCCGACCGTTTCATGCTCTTCTCCCAGTACTACTCGAACCACGGGATCCTCGTGGCCGCCGACGGCCGGAGGTTCGCTGACGAGTCGCGCGGCGACGAACTGCTCAACCAGGACCTTGCGGAGCTCGACGGGATGCGGGCGTTCCTGATCGTCGACCACGAGACGCGCTCGACGTACGGCGCATCCGAGCCCTTCGCGAACTTCGGACGCCTCGATCGCTTCGAGTTCGCAGTCGAGCACGGTGCGCGGCACGCCGTCGCCGACACGCTGGACGCTCTCGCCGTCGCCCTCGGGACGCTCGGCGTCGACGAGGGACAGCTGCGCCGCACCCTTGCCGGTGACGTCGGCGTCTCGACGCTCGCCAGTCGGGTCTCCGGCTCCGAACCTCCCACAGCAGCCCAGCTCGGGCTCCTGCGGAGCGGGCCCTTCTACGCCTTGGAGGTGCAGCCGGCGGTCACCTTCACACTCGGCGGCATCGCGATCGATGCCGCGACCCGGGTGATCGCCGCCTCGGGTTCGCCCCTCGACGGCGTCTTCGCCGCGGGGGCAGACATCGGCGGGCTCTCCAACTACGGCTACGTGGGCGGGCTTGCTCCCGCGCACATCACGGGCTCGATCGCGGGCGTCGAGGCGGTGGCGTCATGCTGA
- a CDS encoding carbon-nitrogen hydrolase family protein, with product MSSESPGSLTVAVVQFAPTTNGGANIEQIAEFVARAVDRGADLVVFPEYSSYFSAEMGPDWLAAAEPLDGLFVSELAAIAAAQQAHIAAGVVEATDGTRFSNTVVVVDAAGSLVATSRKLHLYDAFGHRESDYAVAGPIVDPELFEIRGIQIGVQTCYDLRFPEVTRRLVDAGADLVLVPSEWVRGPLKEHQWRTLVTARALENTIYIAAADHAPPIGVGNSMIVDPMGVALASIGDDPGIALAEVSLERIESVREVNPALSLRRFRVVPVG from the coding sequence ATGAGCTCCGAATCGCCCGGCTCCCTTACGGTCGCCGTCGTCCAGTTCGCGCCGACCACGAATGGGGGAGCGAACATCGAACAGATCGCTGAGTTCGTGGCCCGAGCGGTCGACCGCGGAGCCGACCTCGTGGTGTTCCCCGAGTACTCGTCGTACTTCTCCGCCGAGATGGGTCCGGACTGGCTGGCGGCCGCCGAGCCGCTCGACGGTCTCTTCGTCAGCGAGCTGGCCGCGATCGCCGCCGCGCAGCAGGCGCACATCGCCGCGGGAGTGGTCGAGGCGACCGACGGCACCCGCTTCTCGAACACCGTCGTGGTGGTCGATGCTGCAGGCTCGCTCGTCGCCACCTCCCGCAAGCTGCACCTGTACGACGCGTTCGGGCATCGGGAAAGCGACTACGCGGTCGCCGGTCCGATCGTCGACCCCGAGTTGTTCGAGATCCGAGGCATACAAATTGGTGTGCAGACCTGCTACGACCTGCGCTTTCCCGAAGTCACCAGGCGGCTCGTCGACGCCGGTGCCGACCTGGTGCTGGTGCCGAGCGAGTGGGTGCGCGGCCCGCTGAAGGAACACCAGTGGCGCACCCTGGTCACGGCGCGGGCGCTGGAGAACACCATCTACATCGCCGCGGCCGACCACGCGCCGCCTATCGGGGTGGGCAACAGCATGATCGTCGACCCGATGGGAGTCGCGCTAGCCAGCATCGGCGACGATCCAGGGATCGCCCTCGCCGAGGTGTCGCTCGAGCGCATCGAGTCAGTGCGCGAGGTGAACCCTGCGCTCAGCCTTCGCCGCTTCCGGGTTGTGCCCGTCGGGTAA